Below is a genomic region from Methanococcus vannielii SB.
TGAATATCTGTATAAAATCTCCATATTTATCTTTAAATGACTCGAGATTCCTGCATGCAAAGATTGAAAGAACACTTAAGTCTACGCCAAAAATATGTTTTATGAGCTCTTCATAAAATGAATGGATTTTTTCCATTTTATTTGGAATTTCGAAATTTTTTAATAATTCATACGAACTTGATTTTTCAACTGCAGGCAAAAATCCATAAAACGTTAAATCATTTAAATTACATGAATTACCAAGTAATTCTCCACTTTTCGTCTTTTCAGAGTATCTAATAATTAAATTATTATTAGATCGTAATTCAAATTTCGAAACATTCATTTCATCATTTAATGAAAAAATTAAGTCAATGTTTTCCAGAGCTTTTTTTATATTTTTAATTGGGCTGTCCAAACATCTTCTTGATAACCTATCAATATTGTATATCGCGGAATCCAGAAGTTCAGAATATCGTCCCATGACTTCGTCGAGATTTTCAACATCTTCAGAAAAAATTTCCAATAATTTGGCCAGTCCGCGGTTACCTAACTCTTCAAATCGATATATGGTATCAATGTGATGAATTTGGTCGTATAATTCAAAAGGATTATTCAATATCATTTTTTTTGTGGTGTGGCCCATCGGATTTTTTTTAAGTAATTCATATTTATCACAGTCCGGCAGTAGGCCCCAAGATTCTAAATTATTAACAGTATCCCGAATAAATGATTCAATAGCGTTTAAAATATCCATACTTAACAAATTAAGTTTTAAATTAAATTCAATTTCGTTTCCATTTTGAAAATGAGGTATACTTTGAAATCTACCGTAATCAATTAAAGATCCGTTAAATCTTAATGGAATATCACATTCATCGTCGTCTGTAAATGTCTGCCCCATTACTGCAAGAAAGCGTAGTAAACTACTTTTACCAGAATTATTTGGTCCGATAAATATAGTTATTGGTTTTAAATCAATGTTTCCAGTATATTTAAATGATTTAACATTTTTTAATCCAAAAGATAAAATTTCTGCTTCAGACATACACTTTTCATCCCGGTTATACTTATTTAGTATCCAAATCCTATGATTGTCCTCCTTTAAAAACATTGTGTTGTTTTCTTACGTTTTAAAATTTTTTTAAAATTTTTTTCGACAATTTATATATTATTTTTTTAAAAATCATTTTAATCCAAACATTTATATATTACGTCAACATATGTAAAGTTCCTGCATTGCGAGGGGCTTTGCAGGCAATTCGCCCGGTTGGGGCGAATTGAAACCTGGATTTTTAATTATTTTTTAAAGTAATAGCGAATGCTATGTAAATTTTAAAAGGGGGTAAATTATGGAAAATTTTTCAAAAGTTGAATACCTAAATAATGTAAAATGTTCTTTTATTTACGACTATTATTCTGAGAATAGATTTTCGTCAATTAGCGGAGACTATCAAAAAATATGAACACTTGTTGATGAATTTAAAAATGGTAAAAATACAGAAGTAGTTTCAAATTTGGTTTCAGATGTGCTTTTGAAGAATTTTGGTAAAAATTACCTTAAAAAATCAGTGTTTATTCCAATTCCGGCGTCTACGAAATTTAAAACTAAAAATAGGTATGAATTATTTTCTAAACTTGTTTCTAAAAGAACTGGGGTTTATAATGGATTTAACCTAATTGAAAGGACGAGAAATTCGTTTCCAAAACACGGGGGTGGATTTGGGTGCAGCGAATATTTTGCACTGGATTTTAAGGTTTCGAGTTTAAAAAATAGACCTGTAATTTTATTTGATGATCTGTATGTTTACGGTGAAACTATTGATTTTATTTCGAGAAAATTAAAAATGAAGGAGGTAAACCATGTAGAATGTTTGTTTTTAGGTAAAACTATCTTCAATGATTTTTCAAATTCTTAATATCAATTTTAAATTATAGAATTAATTTGGTGGGAATTTATGGTAGATTCAGTAAAATATACGGTCCATATTGATTATAATAAAAATTTGGTTTCAATTCATTCTACAAATTGTTTAGATTACGTAAATTCAAAGAAAAACGGGTTTAATGAAAGTTTATGGCTCGGGCCCTTTGAAACGTTCGAAGAGGCTTGTATAATTTCAGAAAATCATACAGAACATTTAGGATGTTGTAAAAAGTGTATTTCTATCGCAGTTCAAGACATTATTTGTTTTAAAGGGCTTAAGCTGAAAAATAACTAATTTTTTAAAATATTTAATTAAAAGGGGGTATTTATGAACAATTCATTAATTAATCGGATAATAAATGGGAATAATTATTTATTAGTTTCTGATTATTACAATTTAGATGAATATTACGACATTGAATTTTCAGATTTAAGACTAAAGACAATTATTTCTGAATTTAAACATTGTAAATATCAAAAAGAAGCTGCTAACCTTGTTTCACGAGTATTAATTGAACGCTACGAAGATAATATTAATAAATACTGTTTTGTAACAGTTCCTTGTTCAAACCGGTTAAAAACTGAAAAAAAATATAATGGATTTTCTAAAATAGTTTCTTCAATTACTGGAATGGAAAACGGGCACGATTTTATAATTCGATATAAAGATTCAAAACCAAAATATGGGTTTGGTTTTGAATCTTTAACTTACTATTCAATTGAATTAGATATTAAAAAAATTAACAACAAAAAAATAGTTTTATTTGATGACTTTATTTGTTCTGGAAATACAGTCAACTACATTAAAAAAAGATTAAGTTGGTTTTGTAAAGATTTAAACTTTGTATTTTTAGAAAAAAAAGTTTAATCAAAAAAATTTCTTCTTAACTTCATGTGTTTAGTTCATTAAAAAAATGTATAAGTATAATCTGGTGAAAATATGGACGATAAAAAATGCCCGAAATGTGGTGAATGGACTAGAGAAGACGTTTATTCTTGTGAACACTGTGATCACGATTTTACGACCCAAAACCGAGTAAGGTGTCCAAGGTGTAAATCATATACTGAAGATTTCGGTGTTT
It encodes:
- a CDS encoding phosphoribosyltransferase, with product MNNSLINRIINGNNYLLVSDYYNLDEYYDIEFSDLRLKTIISEFKHCKYQKEAANLVSRVLIERYEDNINKYCFVTVPCSNRLKTEKKYNGFSKIVSSITGMENGHDFIIRYKDSKPKYGFGFESLTYYSIELDIKKINNKKIVLFDDFICSGNTVNYIKKRLSWFCKDLNFVFLEKKV
- a CDS encoding AAA family ATPase — encoded protein: MSEAEILSFGLKNVKSFKYTGNIDLKPITIFIGPNNSGKSSLLRFLAVMGQTFTDDDECDIPLRFNGSLIDYGRFQSIPHFQNGNEIEFNLKLNLLSMDILNAIESFIRDTVNNLESWGLLPDCDKYELLKKNPMGHTTKKMILNNPFELYDQIHHIDTIYRFEELGNRGLAKLLEIFSEDVENLDEVMGRYSELLDSAIYNIDRLSRRCLDSPIKNIKKALENIDLIFSLNDEMNVSKFELRSNNNLIIRYSEKTKSGELLGNSCNLNDLTFYGFLPAVEKSSSYELLKNFEIPNKMEKIHSFYEELIKHIFGVDLSVLSIFACRNLESFKDKYGDFIQIFNENPDILAQFLNQGINLGIYHIIIDKLKNEFDNINVNYIGPFRKVPERIYPEIDYVPDSVGPLGENAAYILDKLNGSDDFHKIDVWLRTNLGCNLIIEDYNDSGNFSIKSANTTRQADDLVDMGYGISQILPILTMILVNFPKNKDSGENMYLIEQPELHLHPAVHGNLADLFVDKTLNDNKSSKMIIETHSEYLLKRLQELVLDPNNPITEEDISVYYVNKDKEWVSDVKKVDFCKEDVSKILLPSEYFNQP
- a CDS encoding zinc-ribbon domain-containing protein; its protein translation is MDDKKCPKCGEWTREDVYSCEHCDHDFTTQNRVRCPRCKSYTEDFGVCENCDYEYEDSQISEYCPKCKRKLTNSHMFCEHCGYPL